From the genome of Chloroflexota bacterium, one region includes:
- a CDS encoding (2Fe-2S)-binding protein, protein MAVTGDTTLLSLLREQLNLTGTKDGCAEGDCGACTVILDGEAVKSCLVLAVQVDGSEVTTVEGLARDGVLHRLQQSFIEEGAIQCGYCTPGMLLAAKALLDRVASPTEEEIRRTIAGNLCRCTGYLRIIRAIQAAAQ, encoded by the coding sequence ATGGCGGTGACTGGTGATACGACACTTCTCTCTTTATTACGGGAGCAACTCAACCTTACCGGTACGAAAGATGGTTGCGCCGAAGGCGACTGCGGGGCATGCACGGTCATCCTAGATGGGGAGGCCGTCAAGTCCTGCCTCGTCTTAGCTGTTCAGGTGGATGGCAGTGAGGTGACAACCGTCGAGGGTTTGGCCAGGGATGGGGTCCTGCATCGGTTGCAGCAATCGTTCATCGAGGAGGGAGCCATTCAGTGTGGTTATTGTACCCCGGGCATGCTCCTTGCAGCCAAAGCACTTCTGGATCGAGTCGCTTCCCCTACAGAAGAGGAGATTCGGCGGACCATCGCCGGTAACCTTTGTCGTTGCACCGGCTATCTAAGGATTATCCGTGCCATCCAGGCGGCAGCACAGTGA
- a CDS encoding energy-coupling factor transporter transmembrane protein EcfT, which produces MASSVKTLFHYSAGQTVIHRLNPVSKLLLLLCFSISAYLIVNPLYNVPFLLSSFLLLYLGKVPKRVLQTFIIATFWMCMLATLTFTIFGEARYGPSLSLLFFTVYTSNVLLGLSISVRLGVMALLSALFFATTNQRDLVMGLRALKLPYPVVFAVALGFRSLAMFATDFATIREAQLSRALDPTKGNAIEKARKNLAFGIPLVVLAIKRMETIASAMECRAFGAGLPRTDYHRIKYTLTDVLVIASLLSVTIAVAVLRYGFGMFGLGV; this is translated from the coding sequence ATGGCTAGCTCTGTAAAGACTCTATTCCATTACTCCGCTGGGCAGACGGTGATTCACCGTCTAAATCCTGTCTCCAAGCTGCTTCTTTTGCTTTGCTTTAGCATTAGTGCTTATCTCATCGTTAATCCACTTTATAACGTGCCCTTTTTGCTGTCCTCTTTCTTGCTGTTATATCTGGGTAAGGTTCCCAAACGAGTGCTTCAGACGTTCATTATCGCTACTTTCTGGATGTGTATGCTGGCGACCCTCACCTTCACTATCTTCGGCGAGGCCCGCTATGGCCCCTCATTGTCCTTGCTGTTTTTTACGGTATACACATCTAATGTGCTCCTTGGTCTCTCCATAAGCGTCAGGTTGGGGGTGATGGCTCTCCTGAGCGCCTTATTCTTCGCTACAACAAATCAGAGGGACCTGGTGATGGGGCTACGGGCTCTCAAGTTGCCTTACCCTGTTGTTTTTGCTGTGGCTCTTGGCTTTCGCAGCCTGGCCATGTTTGCTACCGACTTTGCTACTATCCGGGAAGCCCAGCTATCGCGAGCTCTGGACCCGACAAAGGGTAATGCTATCGAGAAGGCCAGAAAAAATCTAGCTTTCGGTATTCCTCTGGTGGTCCTGGCCATTAAGCGCATGGAGACGATCGCCAGTGCCATGGAGTGCCGAGCCTTTGGCGCTGGACTACCACGTACTGACTATCACCGCATTAAATATACATTGACTGATGTACTGGTTATCGCCTCTCTATTGAGCGTCACCATCGCCGTGGCTGTGCTCAGATATGGTTTCGGAATGTTTGGCCTGGGAGTTTGA
- a CDS encoding energy-coupling factor ABC transporter ATP-binding protein: MIEVKDLWWKYATGDWALSGIDLKVEKGEVLAITGASGAGKTTLCLCLNGLIPHSFQGEFRGEVRVAGLNTKDISPGKLSTQVGFVFQDPESQFLTMSVEDEIVWGIENLGLARSEIERRIDWVTEITRLEGLLTRPPYELSGGQKQRVAIASALAMKPEVLIMDEPTSELDPIGRQEVFAVIAELERQGMTIVLVEHHMEEVVKVADRLILIERGRIVRCAAPRPFFADLDFIKSRGVMPPQVTEVCQHLTPGRIALTIEEALPELAEIQLKLPGNDHSLKGFGGPAVAVEEVRFAYPDGFASLRGIDLTIREGEFLAIIGQNGSGKTTLVKHFNGLLKPTKGDILVMSQNTGKRSTAELAKIVGYVFQNPDHQICNETVYKEVCFGPQNLGLSKAEIEGRIDKSLAEVGLVNKKEEHPFFLSKAERQRLAVASVLAMEPPILIIDEPTTGQDARQSREIMELVRHLRDTGRTIVVITHDMKLVAEYCQRTVVMANGRILLDGATRQVFSAIDTLKQAYIEPPQVTLLGQALGFPGILTVEEFLSLAEAQS, encoded by the coding sequence GTGATCGAAGTTAAAGATCTTTGGTGGAAGTATGCAACTGGTGACTGGGCCCTATCAGGGATCGACTTAAAGGTGGAAAAAGGGGAGGTGTTGGCCATCACTGGGGCATCGGGGGCGGGCAAGACGACCCTGTGCCTCTGTCTCAATGGGCTAATTCCGCACTCTTTCCAAGGAGAATTTCGCGGAGAGGTAAGGGTGGCTGGGCTGAACACTAAGGATATCTCTCCGGGCAAGCTATCCACTCAGGTGGGCTTCGTCTTCCAGGATCCAGAGAGTCAGTTTCTGACTATGTCTGTGGAGGATGAGATCGTCTGGGGTATCGAAAATCTCGGACTGGCTCGCTCTGAGATAGAGCGGAGGATAGATTGGGTGACCGAGATCACTCGCCTGGAGGGGCTGCTTACCAGACCTCCCTACGAGCTATCCGGTGGACAGAAACAACGCGTGGCCATCGCCTCCGCCCTGGCTATGAAGCCTGAAGTACTGATTATGGACGAACCTACCAGCGAGCTCGATCCTATAGGAAGGCAAGAGGTCTTCGCTGTAATTGCTGAGCTGGAGCGCCAGGGGATGACCATTGTGTTGGTTGAGCATCATATGGAAGAGGTGGTGAAGGTAGCCGATCGACTCATCCTGATTGAGAGGGGAAGGATCGTCCGCTGTGCCGCTCCGCGTCCCTTCTTCGCCGATCTCGACTTCATCAAAAGTCGGGGGGTTATGCCCCCTCAGGTAACCGAGGTCTGTCAACACCTCACCCCTGGTCGGATTGCTCTTACTATCGAGGAGGCCCTCCCCGAGCTAGCAGAGATACAGCTCAAATTGCCTGGAAACGACCATTCCCTGAAGGGCTTTGGGGGTCCAGCTGTTGCTGTGGAAGAGGTCCGCTTCGCTTATCCCGATGGATTTGCATCCCTGAGGGGAATCGACTTGACGATAAGAGAGGGAGAATTTCTGGCTATCATTGGACAAAATGGTTCGGGAAAGACAACGCTGGTTAAACACTTTAACGGCCTGCTAAAGCCTACTAAAGGGGACATTCTGGTGATGAGCCAGAACACAGGCAAGAGAAGCACGGCCGAGCTAGCAAAGATCGTCGGCTATGTCTTCCAGAATCCGGACCATCAGATATGTAATGAAACGGTGTACAAGGAGGTTTGCTTCGGGCCACAGAACCTGGGCTTGTCGAAGGCAGAGATAGAGGGCCGCATCGACAAGTCCCTGGCTGAGGTCGGGCTGGTGAACAAGAAGGAGGAGCATCCCTTCTTCCTGAGTAAGGCTGAGCGACAAAGGCTGGCCGTAGCCTCTGTTCTGGCGATGGAACCCCCAATTTTGATCATCGATGAGCCCACCACCGGTCAGGATGCGCGGCAGAGCCGGGAGATCATGGAGCTCGTGCGGCATCTGAGAGATACGGGCAGAACCATCGTGGTCATCACCCACGATATGAAGCTAGTGGCGGAGTATTGTCAACGTACTGTGGTTATGGCCAACGGGCGCATCCTCCTGGATGGTGCTACCCGTCAAGTCTTCTCAGCGATCGATACCCTGAAACAGGCCTACATCGAACCCCCTCAGGTGACCCTTCTCGGCCAAGCCCTGGGTTTCCCGGGCATCCTAACCGTAGAGGAGTTCCTGAGCCTGGCGGAAGCCCAATCCTGA
- a CDS encoding xanthine dehydrogenase family protein subunit M — translation MDRETRPIAGGTDLIPAMQQGRVYLLRLIDISRLKELRYIRQEDGRIRIGPLTTHADLERSSLLWRCGRALVEAASEVACQQVRNRGTLGGNIGTASPAADTVPALVALGAEVTLCGRDGSRTLAMEDVMQGPGKTALRDDEFIAEISFPAPPPGCGLSFLKVGRRNAMAISVVNVAVGLTLRDGLIADVRVAVGAVAPTVVRAFAVEDVLLWQEPSAPLLATASEAVATEISPISDVRASAAYRRLVTPLMVRRALELSWERAQRSSH, via the coding sequence ATTGACAGGGAGACGCGTCCCATCGCCGGTGGCACCGACCTGATACCAGCTATGCAGCAGGGGCGTGTTTATCTCCTCCGACTGATCGATATCAGCCGCCTCAAGGAGTTGCGCTATATTCGCCAGGAGGATGGTCGTATTCGTATCGGTCCACTGACGACTCATGCTGATCTGGAACGATCATCCCTGCTCTGGCGTTGTGGTCGGGCCCTGGTTGAGGCGGCCAGCGAGGTGGCCTGTCAGCAGGTGCGCAATCGGGGCACGCTCGGTGGGAATATCGGCACTGCCTCACCGGCTGCTGACACGGTGCCTGCCCTGGTCGCTTTAGGGGCGGAGGTTACGTTGTGCGGTCGGGATGGGTCCAGGACGCTGGCTATGGAAGACGTGATGCAGGGACCGGGGAAAACGGCCCTGCGGGACGACGAGTTCATCGCTGAGATCTCCTTCCCTGCCCCACCTCCTGGCTGCGGATTATCCTTTCTAAAAGTGGGACGGCGTAACGCTATGGCCATCTCAGTGGTAAATGTAGCGGTGGGGCTGACCCTGCGAGACGGCCTCATCGCTGATGTGCGGGTAGCCGTCGGGGCCGTTGCCCCGACGGTGGTGCGCGCCTTCGCTGTAGAGGATGTGCTTCTGTGGCAGGAACCGAGCGCTCCCTTGTTGGCCACAGCCAGCGAAGCTGTTGCCACGGAGATCAGTCCTATTTCTGATGTGCGTGCATCAGCCGCTTATCGTCGCTTGGTAACTCCGCTGATGGTGCGCCGGGCACTGGAGCTGTCCTGGGAGCGAGCGCAAAGGTCCTCCCACTAG
- a CDS encoding molybdopterin-dependent oxidoreductase — MTRIAFVEENKVDTAIIGQRVCRLEGRDKATGAAEYPADLKMEGLLYGRALRSAYPHARIVAIDTSKAKDLPGVHAVLTAADISGPNEYGLIIRDQSVLAREKVRYLGDAVAVVAATSPTIAERAIGLIDVHYEELPAVFDPLEAMKPEAPQIHDKGNILHQVHLQRGDVATGFAQADLIVESTYRTPFAEHAYLQPEAGLATIDETGKVTVYVATQWTHEDRRQITHALGLSLEQVRVVQMTVGGAFGGREDISVQILLALLALKTGRPVKMVYSRAESILAHTKRHPFHMRYKTGATKDGRLMAMEIELIADVGAYASTSPIVLTTAVTLATGPYCVENVKVDGYAVYTNNPVTAAMRGFGSNQPAFASEQQMSKLAEKLGMDPVELRHKNLYTDGAIMHTGQVLQGGVGARETLEKAVALAKEQGLWDPPRSQRRALSADIPEHGGSAPPKRRGVGLACGFKNVGYNLGFRDKAGAVIELYSDGAVVKVGTAEVGQGSTTILAQIAATELGLPLERIQRVVGDTDITPDSGSSSASRQTFLSGGAVRQAAVEVRQQLLQRAAGMLEAAVDDLEISAGLVYIRGSPAQSLSFSDVVARVPSPEEGGEPMLKAEVVWEAPPTTPLDPTGVSSTPNFTYGYGAQIVEVEVEVDTGRVNLQRVVAAHDVGKAINPTNVEGQIEGGVVMSQGYALLEEFVLENGVTRTNSLATYLIPTAMDAPREILPVIVEYPDPYGPYGVKGVGEMTMLPTPAAITAAIHDAIGVWIDELPVTPERVLKTLGRL; from the coding sequence GTGACCCGCATAGCGTTTGTAGAGGAGAATAAAGTGGACACGGCCATCATTGGTCAAAGGGTATGTAGGCTGGAGGGGCGTGATAAGGCCACCGGTGCGGCCGAATATCCGGCTGATCTCAAGATGGAAGGCCTGCTTTACGGTCGGGCACTGCGTAGTGCCTATCCTCATGCGCGGATCGTCGCTATTGATACGTCTAAGGCCAAAGACTTGCCTGGTGTACATGCCGTGCTCACTGCGGCCGACATCAGCGGTCCCAACGAGTACGGACTAATCATTCGCGACCAAAGCGTTTTGGCCCGCGAGAAGGTGCGCTACCTGGGTGATGCTGTGGCTGTAGTCGCCGCCACCAGTCCCACCATAGCCGAGAGGGCGATTGGTCTGATTGATGTTCACTACGAGGAGCTGCCAGCCGTCTTCGATCCCCTGGAGGCCATGAAACCTGAGGCTCCGCAGATTCATGATAAGGGTAACATTCTCCATCAGGTTCACCTCCAGCGAGGCGATGTGGCGACTGGCTTCGCCCAGGCGGATCTGATCGTCGAATCCACCTATCGTACCCCCTTCGCTGAACACGCCTATCTCCAACCGGAGGCTGGCTTAGCCACTATTGACGAGACAGGCAAGGTTACTGTCTATGTGGCTACGCAGTGGACGCATGAAGATCGTCGTCAAATTACCCACGCTCTCGGGCTGTCCCTCGAGCAGGTAAGGGTTGTCCAGATGACTGTGGGGGGTGCCTTTGGAGGGCGCGAAGACATATCAGTGCAGATACTCCTGGCCCTATTGGCTCTTAAGACTGGGCGACCGGTAAAGATGGTCTACAGTCGCGCTGAGTCGATCCTGGCTCACACGAAGCGCCATCCGTTCCATATGCGCTATAAGACAGGTGCGACTAAGGATGGCCGGTTGATGGCGATGGAGATAGAGTTGATCGCTGATGTGGGAGCGTACGCCTCTACCAGTCCGATAGTGTTAACCACGGCCGTCACCCTGGCTACCGGGCCCTATTGTGTGGAGAACGTCAAGGTTGATGGCTATGCCGTTTACACGAATAATCCTGTTACGGCTGCTATGCGTGGCTTTGGGTCCAATCAACCGGCCTTTGCCTCCGAGCAGCAGATGAGTAAGTTAGCGGAGAAGTTAGGCATGGATCCCGTGGAGCTCCGTCATAAGAATCTCTACACCGATGGGGCGATCATGCACACTGGTCAAGTTCTGCAAGGTGGTGTGGGGGCCCGGGAGACGCTGGAAAAGGCTGTAGCGCTGGCCAAAGAACAGGGGCTGTGGGACCCCCCTCGATCTCAGCGAAGGGCTCTTTCTGCGGACATCCCGGAGCATGGGGGATCTGCGCCGCCAAAGCGGCGGGGCGTTGGACTAGCCTGTGGTTTCAAGAATGTAGGTTACAATCTGGGTTTCCGAGACAAGGCCGGCGCGGTAATCGAGCTCTATTCTGACGGGGCAGTGGTCAAGGTGGGCACGGCTGAGGTGGGGCAAGGCTCCACGACCATCCTGGCGCAGATTGCAGCCACGGAGCTGGGATTGCCTCTTGAACGGATTCAGAGGGTGGTGGGTGATACCGATATCACGCCGGATTCGGGCAGCTCCTCTGCCTCGCGTCAGACCTTCCTCTCTGGAGGGGCGGTTCGTCAGGCGGCGGTGGAGGTCAGGCAGCAGCTACTGCAGAGGGCGGCGGGGATGCTGGAGGCGGCTGTAGACGATTTGGAGATAAGCGCAGGGCTTGTCTATATTCGGGGTTCCCCAGCCCAATCGCTGTCCTTCTCTGATGTGGTGGCCAGGGTTCCTTCGCCGGAGGAGGGTGGCGAACCGATGCTGAAAGCTGAGGTGGTCTGGGAGGCTCCTCCTACAACCCCCCTCGATCCTACCGGGGTGAGCAGCACGCCCAACTTCACCTACGGCTATGGGGCACAGATCGTGGAGGTGGAGGTGGAGGTGGATACGGGGCGAGTAAATCTCCAGCGTGTGGTCGCTGCTCATGATGTAGGCAAGGCCATCAATCCGACCAATGTAGAGGGACAGATCGAGGGCGGGGTGGTAATGAGTCAGGGATATGCTCTGCTAGAGGAGTTTGTCCTAGAGAACGGTGTAACCAGGACCAACAGCCTGGCTACTTATCTTATCCCCACGGCGATGGACGCGCCACGGGAGATCTTGCCCGTCATCGTCGAATATCCTGACCCATACGGGCCATATGGGGTGAAGGGGGTTGGGGAGATGACCATGCTCCCGACGCCGGCGGCCATCACCGCGGCCATACACGATGCCATCGGTGTCTGGATCGATGAGTTACCGGTTACCCCCGAGAGAGTATTGAAGACACTGGGTCGGCTTTAG
- a CDS encoding MASE1 domain-containing protein — protein sequence MKPIHIAIIAIAAGINGVLDAFGVVSAQIVPGVAAFYPAVAFQIAFGAWFGIWGVLGCWLGAFFGGVISGMPVLPALVMKFGAGLQALVVALAFRAFNVNPALPTKKDWVYYIIFGVVVAHLFGATWGVGSLAAFGIIPWGVFWVAWVPWVIGNMIVVAIITTPLFLGVSRVVLRSAAYMKGMVA from the coding sequence ATGAAACCGATTCATATCGCTATCATTGCCATCGCGGCGGGGATCAATGGTGTTCTTGACGCTTTCGGGGTAGTTAGTGCCCAGATCGTGCCTGGCGTGGCCGCCTTCTATCCAGCAGTCGCCTTCCAGATCGCCTTTGGGGCATGGTTTGGGATCTGGGGTGTACTTGGTTGCTGGTTGGGTGCCTTCTTCGGAGGGGTAATCAGTGGTATGCCGGTGTTACCGGCGCTGGTGATGAAGTTTGGCGCTGGACTGCAGGCCCTGGTGGTAGCCCTGGCCTTTCGAGCCTTTAACGTCAACCCGGCGTTGCCCACGAAGAAGGATTGGGTATACTACATTATCTTCGGCGTCGTTGTGGCCCACCTTTTTGGCGCAACGTGGGGGGTGGGTTCGCTGGCGGCCTTTGGCATCATACCTTGGGGTGTCTTCTGGGTGGCCTGGGTGCCTTGGGTCATCGGCAACATGATCGTCGTGGCGATCATTACTACCCCGCTGTTCCTGGGCGTGTCTCGAGTGGTGCTGCGGAGTGCAGCCTACATGAAGGGAATGGTAGCGTAG
- a CDS encoding amidohydrolase, whose amino-acid sequence MEEVDLLIVGGTIITMDPQRRVLREGAIAVAGSRIIAVGEADEHGQAVLIGEQEYSAPKVIRCVGKAVIPGLVNAHTHMFQDLGRGLGDDLDLWPWLSKFMWPFAAAVTSDDAYVAALLACVEMIKSGTTCVLDNHYQPTDTDTILRIGDAMQTVGIRGVIARGIKGRQSAVSKKMRLSEALFVYSAEEELAITEECIRVVNFRKGNMVQVWPAPLNIIYVDQPLVVASYQLAEKYDVGCHTHCSEAKIDPDIYLEEYGQRPIEWLYEVGLLSPRMSIAHGIWLSDREIELVGKTHACIVYNAVCNAYMASGVARIPELVRAGATVALGSDGPASNNNEDMLEVLKTAVLLQKVSRLDPLAISAEQVFEFATLGGARALGLEAEIGSLEPGKRADIVIVDLEQPHISPVHRPLSSIVYCANGNDVLTTIIDGEIVMEDRVVKTVSEADIVREAQRRADSIVARAGLTHLRARP is encoded by the coding sequence TTGGAAGAGGTCGATCTGCTCATCGTTGGTGGAACGATCATCACCATGGACCCTCAGCGACGTGTTCTCAGGGAAGGGGCTATAGCCGTCGCTGGCAGCCGCATCATAGCTGTGGGCGAGGCTGATGAGCATGGGCAGGCCGTATTGATAGGTGAACAGGAGTATAGTGCTCCCAAGGTGATTCGCTGCGTTGGTAAGGCAGTTATCCCAGGCTTGGTCAATGCCCACACCCATATGTTTCAGGATTTAGGGCGGGGTCTTGGTGATGACCTGGACCTCTGGCCGTGGCTGAGTAAGTTTATGTGGCCCTTCGCTGCGGCGGTTACCTCGGATGACGCTTACGTAGCTGCCTTGCTTGCCTGCGTCGAGATGATCAAAAGCGGTACCACCTGTGTTTTGGATAACCATTATCAGCCCACTGATACGGATACGATCCTGCGCATCGGCGATGCTATGCAAACGGTGGGGATAAGGGGAGTGATCGCTCGTGGGATCAAGGGGAGACAGTCTGCCGTATCTAAAAAGATGAGGCTATCGGAGGCACTCTTCGTTTATTCTGCTGAGGAGGAGCTGGCCATAACCGAGGAATGTATCCGGGTGGTGAATTTCAGGAAGGGCAATATGGTACAGGTATGGCCAGCTCCTCTGAATATCATTTACGTGGACCAACCGCTTGTTGTCGCTTCCTATCAGCTAGCTGAGAAGTACGATGTGGGCTGTCATACGCACTGTTCTGAGGCTAAAATTGACCCGGATATTTATCTGGAGGAGTATGGACAAAGGCCCATCGAATGGCTCTATGAGGTAGGTCTCCTCTCACCGAGGATGAGCATCGCTCACGGCATCTGGCTCTCCGACCGAGAGATCGAATTGGTTGGTAAGACTCACGCCTGCATTGTGTATAACGCCGTCTGCAACGCTTACATGGCCTCTGGGGTGGCCCGCATACCGGAGCTGGTGCGAGCGGGGGCCACCGTCGCCCTCGGCAGCGATGGACCAGCCAGCAACAATAACGAGGATATGTTAGAGGTGCTTAAAACAGCTGTCCTGCTGCAGAAGGTCAGCCGTCTTGATCCCTTGGCCATCTCCGCTGAGCAGGTCTTTGAATTTGCTACCCTGGGCGGAGCACGGGCCCTTGGGCTGGAGGCGGAGATAGGCTCATTGGAACCCGGCAAGAGGGCCGATATTGTTATTGTGGATTTAGAGCAGCCTCATATTTCTCCTGTCCATCGTCCCCTCTCTTCCATCGTCTACTGTGCTAACGGCAATGATGTGCTTACGACCATTATCGATGGTGAGATAGTGATGGAGGATAGGGTGGTGAAGACAGTATCCGAGGCAGATATTGTGCGCGAGGCCCAAAGGAGAGCCGACAGTATTGTTGCTAGAGCCGGGCTAACTCACCTGCGGGCTCGTCCCTGA